A segment of the Fusarium musae strain F31 chromosome 2, whole genome shotgun sequence genome:
GCCTAAAGGAAGGCAACCATTTTTATCTTTGGGACCATCACAGGCTGACGTGTTCATCAGGCTACAGAGTTCTGAGCTTCCATGTTGGCCAGAATGATATTCAGGGCCGTCACGTGCAGTATGATTGATGGGAACGCTAAGCTTTTGGACCAGTTATGTAAGGCAATAAAAGCTGAGATTGGGAATTCCTGCGCCACACTGTTGTGGCACAATGTAAGGACGTAATGCGGCGCGCAATTCTTAGTGCCGTTAGGCTCGTGAACTCGCTGTCGTCCTGCGAGTTCCCTCCTTTATTCTAGCAACACCACCCATCACTTATATACAACGACCTTCTAACCCCGAACGCTGTTCATTCTCACGACTTGTACGCTTGAAAGACTGACAGACCAACCAGGGCTGCTGTGGTGCCCTTTTCCAAGCTTGCGCAACGTTTCCTGCTATCTTTTGCCTCGACCGCTTTCCGGAGGTTAAATAAACCAGTAACCCTCCTCCCCCACCCATCGTTTTCAACTCACTCGATTTTACGCATCGTTCAAGCGTACACAGTTTCAAGCTGGAAGAATCAACGAACATGAGCGGCACCCTTGCTTCGCAGGGCGGCATTTCGGATCCCGCCCTGATCCAGTTAGTCACGATGCCAACCCTCCAAATCTACCCTACCTCTAACTTCCATTGATAGACTTGTCAATAAGCTTCAGGATGTTTTCGCGACTGTCGGTGTCAACAACCCTATCGACTTGCCTCAGATCGCCGTGGTGGGAAGTCAGTCAAGTGGAAAGAGTTCAGTTTTGGAGAATATTGTCGGTCGAGACTTGTGAGTTTGCTACATACCGCCTATGTTAGGTCGCTTTCAGACTGACCGCCCCTCTCAGCCTGCCCCGAGGCTCTGGTATTGTAACCCGACGTCCCCTCgttcttcaactcatcaaccgCGCGCCCCAGAGCAATGGAGTCAAGGCCGAGGAGGTTGATACCACCAACGATAAGCAGGCCAATGCCGATGAGTGGGGAGAGTTCCTTCATGCCCCTGGGCAGAAGTTCTacgacttctccaagattCGAGACGAGATCTCGAGAGAGACAGAAGCCAAGGTTGGACGAAATGCCGGCATCTCCCCCGCTCCCATCAACCTTCGTATCTACTCTCCCAACGTCCTCACTCTGACCCTGGTCGATTTGCCCGGCCTTACCAAGGTCCCAGTCGGAGACCAGCCCCGCGATATCGAACGACAGATCAGGGAGATGGTTCTTAAACATATTGGCAAGTCCAACGCCATCATACTTGCAGTCACTGCCGCCAACCAGGATTTGGCCAACTCGGACGGTCTCAAGCTGGCACGAGAGGTTGACCCTGAAGGTCAAAGGACTATCGGAGTCTTAACCAAGGTTGATCTGATGGATGAGGGAACCGATGTCATCGATATTCTGTCGAACCGTGTCATTCCTCTTCGGTTGGGCTACGTCCCCGTTGTGAATCGAGGCCAACGCGATATTGATAACCGAAAGGCCATCAACCAGGCgctcgaggctgagaagaacttTTTCGAAAACCATAAGGCTTACCGAAACAAGAGCTCATACTGTGGAACTCCTTATCTCGCGCGCAAACTTAATCTCATTCTCATGATGCACATCAAACAGACCCTGCCTGACATCAAGGCCCGCATCAGCAGTTCTCTTCAAAAGTACTCGGCTGAGCTGGAAAGCCTCGGCCCCTCTATGCTCGGCAATAGCGCCAACATCGTTCTAAATATTATCACCGAGTTCACCAATGAGTGGCGCACAGTTCTGGATGGTAATAACACTGAGCTGTCCAGCACTGAGCTTTCGGGAGGTGCTCGTATCAGCTTTGTCTTCCACGAGCTTTACTCGAATGGTGTTAAGGCCATTGACCCATttgatgttgtcaaggaTGTCGACATCCGTACCATCCTCTATAActcttctggatcttctccAGCGCTATTTGTTGGTACTACCGCTTTCGAACTGATTGTGAAGCAGCAGATCAAACGATTGGAAGATCCCAGCCTGAAGTGTGTTTCTCTCGTATACGATGAACTTGTTCGAATTCTGTCACAGCTTCTCGCCAAGCAGCTTTACCGCCGATACCCTCAACTGAAGGAAAAGATGCATGGCGTGGTAATTGCTTTTTTCAAGAAGGCTATGGAACCTACCAACAAGCTTGTCAGAGATTTGGTGGCTATGGAGTCATGCTATGTCAACACAGGCCACCCCGACTTTTTGAACGGTCACCGAGTAAGTTGttcgatcttgagcttccttGAAATGTCTCTAAACTGATATATCAGGCAATGGCGATGGTGAATGAGCGATACAACCCCAGCAAGCCTGTTCAGGTTGATCCCAAGACTGGCAAGCCACTTGCATCAACCCCCCGGGCTGCCAGCCCAACAGTCCCCGATGCCGATAGCGCCGGTAACTCGGGCTTTTTTGGTAGCTTCTTTgcggccaagaacaagaaaaaggCCGCTGCTATGGAAGCTCCTCCACCCACTCTCAAAGCTTCCGGTACCCTGTCAGAACGCGAGAAcatcgaggttgaggttaTCAGTACGTTTAGATGAATCGTTTGACTTCTATGATATAATACTAATGATTGTACAGAGCTCCTCATCTCctcttactataatattgtCAAGCGAACTATGATTGACATGGTCCCCAAGGCTGTCATGCTGAATCTTGTGCAGTAAGTGTTCCGCGGCCAGAGATTCCCTCAAGTTGTCTAATATCAGCTACAGGTTTACCAAGGACGAAATGCAACGAGAACTCTTGGAGAACATGTACCGAACCGACACATTGGATGACCTTCTGAAAGAGAGTGACTTCACAATCCGACGGAGAAAGGAGTGCCAGCAGATGGTTGAGTCTCTCTCGAAGGCTAGTGAGATCGTCAGTCAAGTGCAGTGATGTGGTGATGGACAAAGACTCTTATCATGACTTCCCTGCTCAGCATCGGGGTCAGACTGAGCCCTTTTGCAGCTTCTCCACCTACGAATCAAACGCCCCAGGGGTATCACTACCCAGCAGTCGTCTCCCGGCCTCTTATGACGTCCTGAGCATCACtttatttatacttttcgATACCACACTTTTCAGGGGAGGCCTAGAGTAGACTGCTTAATGACTTATATTGGGATGCATGGCTTGGCCCTTGTGTGCGACAGGGTTTGCAGGCGTGGTTTCGTCCTGGGGTGCTGTCGAGGATGCGGGAGCAAATGGTGGTAATGTGTTGGCTGGACAGCTACTGGCTTGCGCTTTCTACCAAGCTTACTTGTTAGTTCTCGGTAAATTGTGTAGAGAGGTCCTGTTGTAGGTAGAATATATAATCATTGCCCTTCTGAGTGTGCATCGAACGcagctctctctctctctctttggTGCCTCTGTCCTAATACACAAGTTATCTGGTCTTTCTGTCATTGGCGCAAGCCAATGGTGCCTTGTATAAGATACGGCGCTCATACATAGTACATGTCACAGCTTGGAAAGCTCCTTGAGCACGAATCCTCCTCGCTCCAGTACATAATCGGTTCCGTTCTCCCATCCCAACCAGTTCCTCAAGACTTCTTCCCCACCTACTCCAGGCTTCAGCAACTTCGCTCTATAGCCGTCTCCGGGCACACCTGGGCCTTGTCCAAACCGAGCTGGGTCTGTATGCCCTACACCCTCTTTCACAGCAAGACACGGCGTCTCCCGCAAGGTCACCGCTGGTCTCTGGTCACCTTCCCGCTTGGGGTCGTCCTCTAGTTCGCTATACTCCAGCACTGGGGTGCAGCACGCATCTGTACCATCGAAGACTAGTTCCCACTGGGCACGAGTCTTGCTTCGAAACTTATCTGCCAATAAATGCCGAAGCTCGGGCCAGCGATCTCTGTTGTGCTGATCTTCCTCCCATCCTTGACCAGCAATCTCGAGCCCGCGTAGAAGAACGGCAAAGAACTGCGGTTCAAGAGCTCCGACGGCGACATATTTGCCATCCGATGTCTCGTAAGTGTCGTAAAAGGGAGCACCTCCATCGAGCAGATTGTTTCCTCGGCCACTGCTGCCCACTATCGTCTTGAGCGCCATTCGAGGAAAAGTGGTCAGATATGAGCTTCCATCTACCATGTTTGCCTCGACGACTTGTCCACGGCCAGAAGATTGTCTTGAGATGATAGCCATCAAGATACCTTCGAATAGCATTGCTCCTCCACCAGCAAAGTCGGCCAGAATGTTCCATGGCGGATGCGGCTTCTCGCCATCTCTGCCCAGCATTCCCAGCGTACCTGAAACGGCGAGATAGTTGATATCGTGGCCTGCCATTAGTGCATATTTTCCATCACGCCGGAACCCTGTCATGCGACCATATATAAGCCTTGGGTTAATACGGCACAGCTCATCCGGACCAAGAGACAGTTTCTCGAGTACGCCCGGACGAAAAGGGTCAATGAGGACATCGGCCTCAGCAACGAGGCGCCTTATAAGCCCAACACCCCGCTCTGATTTGAGATCCACGGATATGGAGGATTTATGCCGGGCTAGCATGTCTTCTGTAGGAGCAGATGTGTCGGGTCGAGCACGGTCTATGCGGAGAACCGAGGCACCTGCGTCAGCGAGCAACATGCCAGCATAAGGTCCTTCAAAGAAAATCGGCTCATCAACTTTGCTCTTTCATTCGTCTTTGGTGTACTCACCAGGAGCAAGACCAGCGAATTCTAGCACCTTGATGCCAGTCAAAGGAGGATGCTGCACCATGGTAGGCGATACTGAAGGTAAGATGAGATTAAGTATGCAGCAGTAGGGTCAAACCAAGGCCTTCAATTACATCAAGTAAGGCTGAAGGAATCATATCTGACTTACAACTAGAACGAAGGGGATATATAAGATCCGATGCCTTAGGAGCTTTTACGGAGGTAACACTTCCCCGCGGTAACACCATCAACCGAGGTTCCACAAGTGAACAATCACAAACCATAGATTTACCCAGACTAGTAGACTAGGAAACGCCGCGTCCATTCTGTCCCAGATCCTTGGCTAGGTACTTAATGTTACATGCCGAAGTGGAGACGGCTATGAATGAACTTCACCGCAGATACGTGAGACCTTGGATCGCATTGAAGCGCAGCACACGATACTAAAGAAATTTATACCACATTGAAAGAAACAGGGCCTCTTTACTGGACCACCTAATGCCTCTGAAACTATCATTGTGTGAAATAGAATCATGATCCAATGACAACGGTTAAGATTTGAACATTTTTGAAACGATCAAGCTTATTCTCTTCTGAGGTACATGCAATCAAGTTAACCAAACATATATCACAGCGCTCTCATTAACTTTGAATCAAAAGCATTTTGTTTCATTCCTCATTCTATCGGGCTGAAAAGgagaaaaagtaaaaggaaaaaggtgaaaaaagctatataagaTCCAGGCCCACGTCTATCGTGAAGAAAAACAAAAGTAATCCCCTTCTTGAAACCCCGCCAACGCCCAACAGTATGCATGCCCTGATAGTAGCCAAGAATGAAACTCCTTTTCGTGCAGAAATAGGTCGACTCTGGGCGAGATAATCATGGTGAGAAGATCAGAGACCCTTGATGTGAGCCCAGCTCGGGTATTGCGGTCTCTCTGATAGGTCTCTTATCTCGCTCCAGCCATCCTTAACTGTCCATTTAGAACCAGTCACCCTGGTCGTGCATGGCCTCAGCAACCTTGATGAAGCCGGCGATGTTGCTACCAGCAATCAAGCTGGGAAGCTCACcctccttggcctcaacgTACTTCTGAGCAGTCTCGAGACCGGCGACAAAGGCGTCCTTCATAATGGCCTTGAGGCGgtcatcaacctccttctCGGTCCACTGGATACGCTGGCTGTTCTGAGCCATCTCAAGGCCGGAAACAGCGACACCACCACAGTTGGAGGCCTTGCCAGGGGCGTACCAGAGAGCATCAGCACCCTTCTCCTTGCGGTGGGCCTCGAAGACATCAATAGCCTCAGCAGTGCAGCCCATGTTGGAACCCTCAGCGACGATGAAGGCGCCAGCGTCAACAAGAGCCTGGGCCTCCTCCTTGCTGACCTCGTTCTGAGTAGCACTGGGGAGGGCAATGTCGACCTTGCCAACATGGACCCAAGGACGGGCACCTTCAATCCATGTGAACTGCCCATCGTGCTCGAAAGTGGTCAGGGCTTggtgcttgatcttgagggcaGCAATGTTGTGAATTTGCTCGGGTGTGAAGGAAGAACCCTCCTTGGCGACGAGAGCACCCTTGGAGTCGGAAAGAGAGACAACGGAGCCACCGAGCTCGATGATCTTGAGAGCAGCGTACTGGGCGACATTTCCGGAGCCGGACAGAGCAACACGCTTGCCCTCGAAGGTGCCACGGTTGGCGTGCTTGAGCATGTACTCAACATAGTAGACGAGACCGTAACCAGTAGCCTCAGGTCGGATCAAGCTACCACCCCATGAAAGACCCTTTCCAGTGAGGACACCCTCCCAACGGTTGCGAAGCTTGCGGTAGGCGCCAAAGAGGTAACCGATCTCTCGGCCACCGACACCGATGTCACCAGCAGGGACATCAGTCTCGGCACCAATGTGCTTGGACAGCTCAGTCATGAAAGCCTGGCAAAATCGTCGAATCTCGGCATCGGACTTGCCCTTGGGGTCGAAGTCGGCACCACCCTTGCCACCACCCATGTTGACTAGAACAATGTTAGCGAGTCTGATTCATTCACTTGTGCCAATTCCATCGCCCCGCAATATGCAGGGACCAGACAAGCGCGGCGATGAGGTCACTTACGGCCAGTCAGGGCATTCTTGAAGATTTGCTCGAAAccaaggaacttgagaatGGACAGGTTGACGCTGGGGTGGAATCGAAGACCGCCCTTGTAGGGGCCAAGGGCACCGTTGAACTGGACGCGGTAACCGCGGTTGACCTGGAGGTTACCCTTGTCGTCGTTCCAGACGACACGGAACTGAATGACACGCTCAGGGATGGCGGCCACAGCAAGGGCAGTACGATACTCGGGGTGCTCGTTGAAGAGGGAGCTGTTCTCGAGGGCAGAGGCGAGCTCTAGAGATTGCAAGTTAGGGTTTATGTTCTCATTAATGTACATAAATGGGTTACCTACCGCCATAAGCCTGCTCGAACTCGGGCTCTTGGGGAAGGTGAGACATGGTGTTCAGCTGCATTTGGGATGTGTGTGTCGAGAGTGGTGATTGATAAATAGATTCCTTCTAGGAGCAAGATTGCGAAGAGGTTCGATACACTTTTCGAGACGTGTGAATGGGAGGTGAGATAAGGAGGGAGGGAAAGCGTCTTGAAAGGCGACGGGAGGGCGAGGTTTATATGGTTATCGAGGACTGCAAAAGAATGGCAAGAGATGGTCGCTTGGCTCGCTCCATCACTCTTTCCGTCATGGCATCGAGGTCCGCGTCCGCATCCGATACAAGACCGATGCCAGGACGGGATACATTAGGTACTACATGAGCTCAGCTTAGCACGCACGGCACGGCACACAAACATGCGACAAAGGCAAAGTACCTTGTCTTCCGTGTTCAGAGATAAAGGACGGGAGTCAGAAAAAAGCTCACTCGATAGGCAATCGCGTTGCCATTATCCCATCTAATCGAGTGACAAGACACACCCTAATCTCTGTCGTTCCCGATAAACCCCAGTCTAGCGTTACACCCCACATTGACATCGACAAGGAGCGACATCACACACCCCTGGGGGGGTTCCAATTTTTCCCATCATGTCTGGTCGTCTGGAGTTAGTTggggttgtggttgtggttgtggttctGGTTGTGGTCTTGTAAGTTGAAGAATTTGTATGCGGGAGACATAGACGAAACACATGTTGTCGTTTTCATCTGCCATCCAAGGTAGTAGGAGCTTTCAAATAACCACATGAGATTCATGCCTCACCTTAGCAACTTGCATGTGAGAGAGAGcactaatctattactactacACCAGGGTCTTTACAGCTGCCGTGAGCTAGCTCCTCCGTGCAAACTCCGTTTCTTCCCCACCATCTGGCCAATGGATCTCGGTCTCTCATATGTCGCGCGCATACGGGTACCTTATTAGCCTCCCATTCTCATGGGCACCTCCGATATTCGCTCACTCGCTCGCTCACTCCGGCAATGTAGGTCCTGGCTGCCGTCGTACCATGCCATGCCCTCTGTAGTAAAGATCAAAGACGCCATGTTTTCAGCCATTCATTATTCATGATACCGTTCCTATTAGCCAACGCCCATTATTCCAATCCATTATCAGATCCCCTCCATTCGTTCTATACCTTACAGCACTTCACCTCCACGCTTGCCACCGTCGCTCTTAGGCTTGCGTGGTGGGGGTACTACTGTAGATTGCATGCACATCTTATCTTGGCTTGTGTGAAATCATCATCGACGTTTATCCGTTCATCAATGCCTTTATTCATCATTGTAATTCATGCTCAGCGCCAAACTGAGCTGGCCTGACTGTTGCACTACTCTCAGTATATCCCCAGGTAAGCATGGACCTTCTCAGCTAACAAATAACCCCACACGACATATAATCACGGTAGGTCCCTTGCTGCATCCCACGCTCAAAGGACGACGACTCCAGGATATTTTTTGTTTGAGAGGTGATCTGTGTGTCTGTCTAGCGGGATGAGAAAAAAAGTGCCTCATCCCCAAGCCCACCACCACACTGctaattaattaacctaAATATTAACATTAAAAAGTCCTGTGTCGTGTGTGTGTAGGTAGATGCAtcagccaggccaggccaggttCCCGGGACTTTAGCCTGGCCAAGCGCGTCAAATCAAACAATCCATTACCAATTCCCAAGCCAAACTCCTTCTTTATATCTGGAAAAGGAAATCTCTTTTGCCTTCTGTCGAATCAGCGACAACTCAGAATGCGGGAGTAGCTCATACCGTTGCATCTTACCCTTGTCCCGTCACCGGCGTCTTGCTCCGACCCAGCCCAGCCAACTTGGAAATACAGCATGCGCCGGGACAATTATCCTTGCCCTACTCCGTATTGTCAGTGATATTCGCGGTGGCCCCATTGACGCGCAGCACATATCGACACTCCCCGGACCCTGAACTGTAACTgttacatacctacctatccgTACGGATACCTAGTCTCTATATTATCAACACGTTCTTATTGGCCGCCTTGTCATCTTGTTTGAAGAATGAATTGACATCAACTCTTCCCCTGACCAATGGCGCTCTTGATCAACCAGTGCCGGAAAAAGATCTATCAAATCACAACATAAGCAGCCCCAGACCATGGACCATGATATGTTGCCGAAATCCTTTCCGAACGAACAATCACTGGCGCTCTACAATTCACTCAGTGGCGGGGATACTAGGATAAAATAATCTGGGGGAGCCTGTCCTGTCACAGCATTCTCTAATTCATCAGTGAAGCGCCTGTCAAATTGTCAAAACATGTCTCCCCGGACCGATTAGAAGACTTTAGCTTCCGTTTCATCCCTCGCCATGCTTTTGACCGAGACTACCGTGCCTCGCTCCCGACAACAACATTTTTTTTTGGTCTTCATCGTGAACGTTTAGCCGTCCGCCGCCGTTTACGGAACTGGTTGATCCATCCGGACATACATCTCCATGAGAAAGCAATGAGACCAGATGCTTCGGGTGTCCTCCGAAAACTTCAAGGAGGAGTCAAAATTCCCGGGCTTCAACACCGAACCACTGGGAATCGGTTATAGCGCGAGGATTAAGCACTGGCCACATTCATCATGAATATGTTCCCTCATGAACTGCCCCCAACTTCCAGCTCATCATGACTTATAATACCCCCCCTTTAGGCTTCAGCACCCCTCATTACCCTTGAGCTTTGGACTATCCAGTCATTCCGACATGTTCCGcggcctcctcttctttccgATCATTGCTTGTCTCTGTAGGTTTCACCATTGCCAAAATCTTTGTTCAGCACCTTCAGTCTGCCCCAACTGACGGTCAGGGTTCATCCCGCGGAGAAGCTCCCAGTCAACCTCGATATGCTTCGGGGGGTTGGCCGCTCAGAAGCCCAGAACACAAGATTTAATAAACATCATGCCATTCgtgtctctcttctttctcgcCGTTATTAGACAGCAACACTTAGACTTATGCTATTCTACACTTCCAACCCATGCATTGTGACTGAAATCTCCCAATATTTCTTTGTTGCCATTGCTACGTTACAAGGCTTTAAGCACTCCATCCGGTTCTGTAAAAACACTTGGTCATTGCTGTTTGTAAGGGAAATCAAAGTCTCGAACGCCTTCATGTCCAATGCTGTATGCTCTATTCTGTCTTAGATATATGCAGTGATATCTGCAGCAACGTTGAACCCGCAGCCACAACCCCCAAAACGCCTTACCTACATAATACGAGTACAAACAATCCCAAACTCGTTCCTGCGCCTATACATACAATATCTCTGTGTCTAGCCGTGATTTTATAACACATCTCTTCCATTACAGCTCAGCAGGACCCTCCACATCTTCCCACCCACACCCAGGAAGAGATGCGTTAGTTCCCTCTCCAGTGATTCAACAGACATAAAAGACAATAAAAATAACAGGTGACAACTGCGAATGTTGAATAGGTGTAGATGTCTGGAGAAACAACACTCTCACCACATAGCAGCCTGATCAGCGTCGAAACGTGAAAGCTCGCGTCCAGCATCCTCCAGGTCCTTTTTAGCTTTCATGCGCATATAGAAAATGGGGCAATCTTTACTACTGCAGATAACCTCGCAGTGCATGCTGCCCTGACAGCGCTGGCACTGGGTCCATAGCCGCCCGAAGCGCACCTCCAAATCTGACACGCGATCAAGCGTCTTCTTGTAAAGCTCACCAACGCGAGGTGCGCAATTAGAGCACACCGCCCCCTGTGACTCTTCTTTCCCTGTCAGAGGTTTTTTGCAGCCCATGCATGTTTGTGTCTTCTTGGCAAACTTCATGAGACCTCCAACAGTGGGAGCTGCAACCGAGATGGTGCGGGTATGATCTCCTGTAAGGAGGGAGCGTGCCTTGGTCTCACCGAGAATCGGCTCAAAGATACGGCCGAGTGGCTTAGCCAGTTGGTTATCCAGGTAGTACCGGGTATCTATCGG
Coding sequences within it:
- the VPS1 gene encoding vacuolar protein sorting-associated protein 1, which encodes MSGTLASQGGISDPALIQLVNKLQDVFATVGVNNPIDLPQIAVVGSQSSGKSSVLENIVGRDFLPRGSGIVTRRPLVLQLINRAPQSNGVKAEEVDTTNDKQANADEWGEFLHAPGQKFYDFSKIRDEISRETEAKVGRNAGISPAPINLRIYSPNVLTLTLVDLPGLTKVPVGDQPRDIERQIREMVLKHIGKSNAIILAVTAANQDLANSDGLKLAREVDPEGQRTIGVLTKVDLMDEGTDVIDILSNRVIPLRLGYVPVVNRGQRDIDNRKAINQALEAEKNFFENHKAYRNKSSYCGTPYLARKLNLILMMHIKQTLPDIKARISSSLQKYSAELESLGPSMLGNSANIVLNIITEFTNEWRTVLDGNNTELSSTELSGGARISFVFHELYSNGVKAIDPFDVVKDVDIRTILYNSSGSSPALFVGTTAFELIVKQQIKRLEDPSLKCVSLVYDELVRILSQLLAKQLYRRYPQLKEKMHGVVIAFFKKAMEPTNKLVRDLVAMESCYVNTGHPDFLNGHRAMAMVNERYNPSKPVQVDPKTGKPLASTPRAASPTVPDADSAGNSGFFGSFFAAKNKKKAAAMEAPPPTLKASGTLSERENIEVEVIKLLISSYYNIVKRTMIDMVPKAVMLNLVQFTKDEMQRELLENMYRTDTLDDLLKESDFTIRRRKECQQMVESLSKASEIVSQVQ
- the GDH2 gene encoding NAD-dependent glutamate dehydrogenase (EggNog:ENOG41), whose translation is MQLNTMSHLPQEPEFEQAYGELASALENSSLFNEHPEYRTALAVAAIPERVIQFRVVWNDDKGNLQVNRGYRVQFNGALGPYKGGLRFHPSVNLSILKFLGFEQIFKNALTGLNMGGGKGGADFDPKGKSDAEIRRFCQAFMTELSKHIGAETDVPAGDIGVGGREIGYLFGAYRKLRNRWEGVLTGKGLSWGGSLIRPEATGYGLVYYVEYMLKHANRGTFEGKRVALSGSGNVAQYAALKIIELGGSVVSLSDSKGALVAKEGSSFTPEQIHNIAALKIKHQALTTFEHDGQFTWIEGARPWVHVGKVDIALPSATQNEVSKEEAQALVDAGAFIVAEGSNMGCTAEAIDVFEAHRKEKGADALWYAPGKASNCGGVAVSGLEMAQNSQRIQWTEKEVDDRLKAIMKDAFVAGLETAQKYVEAKEGELPSLIAGSNIAGFIKVAEAMHDQGDWF